The Glycine soja cultivar W05 chromosome 3, ASM419377v2, whole genome shotgun sequence genome window below encodes:
- the LOC114406348 gene encoding 40S ribosomal protein S8-like — protein MGISRDSMHKRRATGGKKKAWRKKRKYELGRQPANTKLSSNKTVRRIRVRGGNVKWRALRLDTGNYSWGSEAVTRKTRVLDVVYNASNNELVRTQTLVKSAIVQVDAAPFKQWYLQHYGVEIGRKKKTAAKKETAEEGGDAAAAAEEAKKSNHVQRKLEKRQKDRKLDAHIEEQFGGGRLLACISSRPGQCGRADGYILEGKELEFYMKKLQKKKGKGAA, from the exons ATGG GTATCTCCAGAGATTCTATGCACAAGAGGCGTGCCACTGGTGGCAAGAAGAAGGCCTGgaggaaaaagagaaa GTATGAGCTTGGTCGCCAGCCTGCTAACACTAAGCTGTCAAGCAACAAGACAGTCAGGAGGATCCGTGTTAGAGGTGGAAATGTGAAATGGAGGGCATTGAGATTGGATACTGGAAATTACTCCTGGGGAAGTGAAGCTGTAACTCGCAAGACTCGTGTACTAGATGTGGTTTACAATGCCTCAAACAATGAGCTTGTGCGTACTCAGACTCTTGTCAAAAGTGCTATCGTTCAGGTTGATGCTGCTCCATTCAAACAGTGGTATCTTCAGCACTATGGTGTTGAGATTGGTAGGAAAAAGAAGACAGCTGCCAAGAAGGAAACTGCAGAG GAGGGTGGTGATGCTGCTGCAGCTGCAGAAGAAGCCAAAAAGAGTAACCATGTGCAGAGAAAATTGGAGAAGCGCCAGAAAGATCGAAAGCTTGATGCTCACATTGAGGAGCAGTTTGGTGGTGGGCGTTTGCTTGCTTGCATTTCCTCTAGACCTGGTCAATGTGGCAGAGCTGATGG CTACATTCTGGAAGGTAAGGAGTTGGAGTTTTACATGAAAAAACTccagaagaagaagggaaaggGTGCTGCTTGA